TGCATCGTTATGGACAATCGCGACTTGGTAGACCTGGATAAACGCATCCAATTAGAAAAAACCCCTGTTATTATTGGAGAGCATCTGCCTTACCGGTTTGAATCGAGTGAAAGAGATTTGTCGGAGCTTATACCTTTTTTGAAACAGGCCATGATCCCAGAACAATACACCCATTTACCAACCGACTTTCGTACGCTTACCGTGCTCGGTTTTGAACAGCGGGTGGTCGCCGTGGGCGAAGTACAGATACAGGAAGCCGTTAATCTGCATGGCTTTTCCAGGCTGTATTTGGCCGGGCCGGGTAAAAATTTTTTGGTACTTTTAAAGCGTGAATGGAACGAGGAAAAAGCAGGCATTGTCCAGGCCAAAGCCGAACCCCGACCGGTCCCGAGAGCTGAAACCGGCATTGCCTCGCTGGTGGAATCCTGGCGCAAGGCCTGGGAGGCTAAAGAGTTGAATGCGTATATCGCCCATTACCACCCGGCCTTTAGGGGCGACGGCAAAGATCTTGCCGCCTGGAAAAGCCACAAAGACAGACTGAACAAACGTTACCGAACGATATCGGTCAAGATTTCCGGCCTCAAACTAAAAGAACTCGAAAACGGAAGAGCTTTCGCTTATTTCAGGCAAGAGTACCGCTCCGACAGCTTTCGATCTGACAGATACAAACGTCTTGAACTTGTGAAAAATGGCGCTTCCTGGAAAATATTCAGAGAGCAAACGTTTGCCAAAAAATCTGCCGACTGGCCGATCTAACGAAATGGATTTCATTGGCGGTTTTTAGGCCCAAAGGGCATGCATTTTTCTGCCTGGGCAATCTCGTCCAGGCAGAAACAATTTAATTTGTCTGCGTGTGTCTGCGGCTAAAAATATTTTGGTCTCTGATGAGGTCGTGCAAATGGAACGCACTCGCTGTTGCAGCTTCAATTACATATCCGATTTGT
The Candidatus Desulfatibia profunda genome window above contains:
- a CDS encoding L,D-transpeptidase is translated as MKSKTVRPARRKISKKTWVSASIVMGVTLFLFGAGITIFSADTDNQNTYQKVDATILAKVQKQPDKKDALWDGPVLYHKTDSEPIDLILVEKASQKLQLYRYNGRYQHIKSYSCATGEKQGKKRQEKDEKTPEGIYFNVKTYRDSKITIFGDRAFGLNYPDVFDNLDGNRGGGIFIHGSNRAVEPLSTNGCIVMDNRDLVDLDKRIQLEKTPVIIGEHLPYRFESSERDLSELIPFLKQAMIPEQYTHLPTDFRTLTVLGFEQRVVAVGEVQIQEAVNLHGFSRLYLAGPGKNFLVLLKREWNEEKAGIVQAKAEPRPVPRAETGIASLVESWRKAWEAKELNAYIAHYHPAFRGDGKDLAAWKSHKDRLNKRYRTISVKISGLKLKELENGRAFAYFRQEYRSDSFRSDRYKRLELVKNGASWKIFREQTFAKKSADWPI